One Aegilops tauschii subsp. strangulata cultivar AL8/78 chromosome 7, Aet v6.0, whole genome shotgun sequence genomic window carries:
- the LOC109785109 gene encoding uncharacterized protein, translating to MTKDGGSETGGCLCIGAPMRALSRACDSACDLYVRGMSGCATRVPAGAVAGGRGSGFVRSATTVHLWTSSDRADDLIRAASTKQRRVATADQPADVGAAKKGRLGPVAPAIVPARRKGPAMATIAENGPCDFGACALTPPELRRRASAVGGVRAPGGGFVAVMAASEAFAARS from the coding sequence ATGACGAAGGACGGCGGCAGCGAGACGGGCGGGTGCCTCTGCATCGGCGCGCCGATGCGCGCGCTGTCGCGGGCGTGCGACTCCGCCTGCGACCTCTACGTGCGCGGCATGTCCGGGTGCGCCACCCGCGTGCCGGCGGGGGCAGTCGCGGGCGGCCGCGGCTCCGGCTTTGTCAGATCGGCCACGACCGTGCACCTGTGGACGAGCTCGGACCGCGCCGACGACCTCATCCGCGCCGCGTCGACGAAGCAGCGCCGCGTGGCGACGGCCGATCAGCCGGCGGATGTCGGGGCAGCAAAGAAGGGCCGCCTTGGCCcggtggcgccggcgatcgtgCCGGCTCGGAGGAAGGGGCCGGCGATGGCGACCATCGCCGAGAACGGGCCGTGCGACTTCGGCGCCTGCGCGCTGACGCCACCGGAGCTGAGGAGGCGCGCCTCGGCGGTCGGTGGGGTGCGCGCGCCTGGCGGTGGGTTTGTCGCCGTCATGGCGGCGAGCGAGGCCTTCGCGGCTCGATCGTGA